A window of the Henckelia pumila isolate YLH828 chromosome 3, ASM3356847v2, whole genome shotgun sequence genome harbors these coding sequences:
- the LOC140888684 gene encoding uncharacterized protein produces the protein MAHHVPVTGLCPLCQYDFDSTCHALFFYPMVKQCWKNSLFKSILKQATSLDLIDIFLWMKAALLNSELESFVMRVWVVWQERLRIIHVKDKLPARFDIEWSDILLHEFNEARAALNSSAVQKGKVPSPKWKQPGLNKLKLDVNALINDATGDFSIGGLVRNHEGQALLAFANRILKPPSRVFADLVVVREGIRLVQERGMDIHEIVTDSLLAVQAVANPAEDVSYTENIALNIRCCLDGLSGLNLSHVTRTTNLAAHGLALFALVSPSHCIWEHENFPPLLVNLVLNDIS, from the coding sequence ATGGCGCATCATGTACCAGTAACAGGATTATGTCCTTTATGTCAATATGATTTTGATTCCACTTGTCATGCCCTGTTCTTCTATCCCATGGTTAAGCAGTGCTGGAAGAACTCATTGTTCAAATCAATTCTGaagcaggccacttcattggaCCTTATTGATATTTTTCTATGGATGAAGGCAGCTTTATTAAATTCAGAGCTGGAAAGCTTTGTGATGCGAGTGTGGGTCGTATGGCAAGAAAGACTCAGAATTATCCATGTTAAAGATAAGCTTCCTGCTCGATTTGATATAGAATGGAGTGACATATTGCTACATGAATTCAATGAGGCAAGAGCAGCTTTAAATTCGAGTGCCGTGCAAAAAGGCAAAGTTCCAAGTCCAAAATGGAAACAACCAGGTCTTAacaaattgaaattagatgtgAATGCCCTGATTAATGATGCTACTGGTGATTTTTCTATTGGTGGGCTTGTGAGAAACCATGAAGGACAAGCCTTGTTAGCCTTTGCCAACAGAATCTTGAAACCTCCATCAAGAGTCTTTGCGGATTTAGTAGTTGTCCGTGAAGGAATCCGATTGGTGCAAGAACGAGGAATGGATATTCATGAAATCGTGACTGATTCTCTTCTGGCGGTACAAGCAGTCGCCAACCCAGCAGAGGATGTTAGCTACACTGAAAATATTGCATTGAATATTCGCTGTTGTCTGGATGGTCTTTCGGGCCTTAATCTAAGTCATGTTACACGAACAACGAATTTAGCTGCACATGGACTTGCTTTATTTGCTCTTGTTTCCCCTTCCCATTGTATTTGGGAACATGAGAATTTTCCTCCTTTATTAGTTAATCTTGTATTGAATGACATctcataa
- the LOC140890831 gene encoding uncharacterized protein, translating into MLQRQIIFKQLQELQRKHQLQELGNARNQHYSNQLSSLKQASGGQIPSAVNGMPVHNSSLMLVAGKVQMMPGMHNEPEIVPTPNHSMIQEASPHLQFDVSLYGASTPNIDNNLDPYSHRQRPPDHSTNLSTKNNNDALEIPSMQPSHLNKQSSLNSDQLSMPDESLLTNQVHVQGLSGGISCGYYSHQGMTAQRSALPPEPEARQENECWQELTLRKVLKPAPSDPDAPLDPLEQKFLYSTEDTIWGSSFSKSIDIGLGTFESEDTSHVDRFPTIRSGSWSALMQSAVAEISSGDGGLQEEWSGLNFQNPELLTDNQTSNYIDNVKQKSNWVDTDLQNSSPSVKTEIVPHNSDINGSSPGFQRSDRQYLREKEGFHSESSHVSNQHSPRNTSQYNCQQKDPTGCSQLFQCSSFPNIWLGQRKEHSKNDVFHLSNNNQPGLNISDHEMRDIIWLHGSTPHDIQKPFDQVGHKMVDQLNIHSYSVESEKISPGKNNEHVLRSASSDLYCQSMISQASNTMLDLLNKDTTSINHAPGMQFSEKVSAHNESPQTETSVASCAKLCNNSPISLDLLIPQSYSLVPSLAMGNSCSTYPPGHDVNNHFENQVDQHSPASPKPIDVATNDLVYNSDNSMLKNVKFVSSELPVLRNEQVTQAAVTSVSLQHAGYLTGVASQWVDMTTQPCALSTKPQKSPNFFCSLNSESSSLETSLVLPNEQSSINPFRQEYNVQGFCASSGKPEYHEQQLGAESFLQKGSTEIINSISVSRYTHDQDLCRENHVEANAVASSSLMTQSHQPSNKLVQIDTESPSCTARDLKSLALNQTKAILHQVGSSDNTVVTNSKDMFLHGQKEGVNSEAKGYSDVVSHFGVFHSLDNKGWDLQEAWRAQSDKGYSPNIQNMQMLGQNDNQNCYNDSNDAFNTTYQSQISLQLAQFVSKHDGTLKNGQLFRPYDPKAAGTTVKRFSDVTIESSVLPSIAATLIESEQSSPNKLPSYVTCQNMAVSLPKKRKVAFDMVPWHKEVKRDSVMLQNIRVAELEWDEASNRRPEEVKNEAEILEDMQPRFRAKRRLIFATQLMQQVFKPAPAVILSSDAGSNCESVTYFAARFSFADACLVTSNSQMTSDGNGMSSDKLNTYKRCYASDFAEVVEGLVDKVKRLEGELLRMDKSFSIVDIKVESQELEKFSTINRFAKFHIKAQPTGAALAASNGTSTISKTYPQRYVSARPMPKTVPEGTGCQSL; encoded by the exons ATGTTGCAGCGacaaattatatttaaacagcTACAAGAATTGCAGCGGAAACACCAGCTCCAGGAGTTGGGCAATGCAAGAAACCAGCATTATAGTAATCAATTGTCGTCGTTAAAACAGGCTTCAGGGGGTCAGATTCCCTCTGCCGTTAATGGAATGCCTGTTCACAATTCGTCACTAATGCTTGTGGCTGGTAAAGTGCAAATGATGCCAGGTATGCACAATGAACCAGAAATTGTACCAACTCCTAACCATTCTATGATTCAGGAGGCCTCACCACACCTGCAGTTTGATGTATCTTTATATGGAGCTTCTACTCCGAATATTGATAATAATTTAGATCCATATTCTCACCGTCAAAGGCCACCTGATCATTCTACAAATCTGTCAACCAAGAACAATAATGACGCATTAGAAATTCCCTCCATGCAACCATCGCACTTGAATAAACAAAGTAGTTTGAATTCTGATCAGCTAAGCATGCCAGATGAGTCTTTACTAACCAATCAAGTTCATGTTCAAGGTCTTAGCGGTGGAATTTCTTGTGGATACTACTCCCATCAAGGAATGACAGCTCAGAGGAGTGCATTACCTCCGGAACCTGAGGCGAGGCAAGAAAATGAGTGTTGGCAGGAACTCACTCTGAGGAAAGTGTTGAAACCTGCTCCGTCCGATCCCGATGCTCCTCTTGACCCATTGGAGCAGAAGTTCTTATACAGTACAGAAGATACCATCTGGGGATCGTCATTCAGCAAGAGTATAGATATTGGCTTGGGAACATTTGAGAGTGAAGACACATCTCATGTTGACAGATTTCCCACTATTAGAAGTGGTAGCTGGAGTGCCCTGATGCAGTCTGCTGTGGCAGAAATTTCTAGTGGTGATGGTGGGTTACAAGAAGAATGGAGTGGATTGAACTTTCAGAATCCAGAACTATTAACTGATAATCAAACCTCCAACTACATTGATAACGTGAAGCAGAAAAGTAATTGGGTCGATACAGACTTACAAAATTCCTCTCCAAGTGTGAAAACTGAGATTGTGCCCCATAATTCAGATATAAATGGTTCATCCCCTGGTTTTCAACGGTCAGATCGCCAATATTTGAGGGAGAAAGAGGGATTTCACTCAGAATCTTCCCATGTCTCCAACCAACACTCCCCTAGAAATACTAGCCAGTATAACTGTCAACAAAAGGATCCTACGGGGTGTAGTCAGCTGTTTCAATGTTCGAGTTTTCCCAACATTTGGTTAGGTCAACGAAAAGAGCATTCAAAAAACGATGTATTTCATCTTAGCAATAACAACCAGCCTGGTCTTAATATCTCAG ATCATGAAATGAGAGACATCATATGGCTTCATGGAAGTACCCCTCATGATATTCAAAAGCCATTTGACCAGGTTGGTCATAAAATG GTGGACCAGCTGAATATTCACAGTTATTCAGTAGAATCAGAGAAGATATCTCCTGGAAAGAACAATGAACATGTTCTCCGAAGTGCTTCTTCTGATCTTTACTGTCAAAGCATGATTTCTCAGGCAAG CAACACTATGCTTGATCTTCTTAACAAGGATACCACATCCATCAATCATGCACCTGGAATGCAATTCAGTGAAAAAGTTTCAGCTCACAATGAATCACCACAAACTGAAACTTCTGTTGCATCATGTGCCAAGCTATGCAATAATTCTCCTATATCACTGGATCTGTTGATTCCGCAGTCATACTCGTTGGTCCCATCTCTGGCTATG GGGAACTCGTGTTCAACTTATCCGCCAGGCCATGATGTGAATAATCATTTTGAGAACCAAGTTGACCAACATTCTCCAGCTTCACCTAAACCGATCGACGTGGCTACTAATGACCTTGTTTATAATTCCGACAATTCTATGCTTAAAAATGTCAAATTTGTAAGTTCAGAACTTCCGGTACTGAGGAATGAGCAAGTCACTCAAGCTGCAGTGACATCAGTTTCATTACAGCACGCGGGTTATCTAACTGGAGTAGCCTCTCAATGGGTAGATATGACCACTCAGCCTTGTGCCTTGTCCACAAAGCCTCAAAAATCCCCCAATTTCTTTTGTTCTCTCAATTCCGAAAGTAGTAGCCTAGAAACTAGCTTGGTGCTGCCAAATGAGCAGTCTAGTATAAATCCGTTTAGACAAGAATATAATGTACAGGGGTTTTGTGCATCTTCAGGAAAACCAGAATATCATGAGCAGCAGTTGGGTGCAGAAAGTTTTCTCCAGAAGGGCTCAACTGAGATAATTAATTCTATTTCAGTAAGCAGATATACTCATGACCAGGATTTGTGTAGAGAGAATCACGTAGAAGCAAATGCTGTTGCATCCAGTTCATTGATGACTCAGTCACATCAGCCCTCTAATAAACTGGTGCAAATTGACACTGAATCACCTTCCTGTACTGCTAGAGACTTGAAATCCCTTGCCTTGAATCAAACTAAAGCCATATTGCACCAAGTTGGGTCTTCAGACAATACAGTAGTAACAAATTCGAAGGATATGTTTTTGCATGGGCAGAAGGAAGGAGTCAATAGTGAGGCAAAAGGCTACTCGGACGTGGTGTCTCACTTCGGTGTCTTTCATTCTCTGGACAACAAGGGATGGGACTTACAAGAGGCCTGGAGAGCACAGTCAGACAAAGGATACTCGCCAAATATCCAAAACATGCAAATGCTTGGTCAAAATGATAACCAGAATTGTTATAATGACAGTAATGATGCTTTTAATACAACTTATCAGTCGCAAATCAGTTTGCAGTTAGCCCAATTTGTTTCTAAACATGATGGGACCTTGAAAAATGGGCAATTGTTCCGACCTTATGATCCAAAAGCTGCTGGCACTACTGTAAAACGATTCTCAGATGTGACAATTGAAAGCAGTGTGTTGCCATCTATCGCTGCCACCTTGATAGAGAGTGAGCAATCGTCACCTAATAAGTTGCCTTCATATGTCACATGTCAAAATATGGCAGTTTCATTACCAAAGAAACGCAAAGTTGCATTTGACATGGTACCTTGGCACAAAGAAGTAAAACGTGATTCGGTCATGCTTCAAAATATCAG AGTGGCTGAGTTAGAATGGGATGAAGCTTCCAATAGAAGACCTGAAGAA GTTAAAAATGAAGCTGAAATCCTTGAAGATATGCAACCCAGGTTTCGAGCAAAAAGAAGGCTTATTTTCGCGACACAGCTTATGCAACAGGTCTTTAAGCCTGCACCTGCAGTTATTCTCTCCTCAGATGCCGGTTCAAATTGTGAGAGTGTGACCTATTTTGCTGCAAGATTCAGCTTTGCAGATGCATGTCTGGTGACTAGTAACTCTCAAATGACATCAGATGGAAATGGCAT GTCATCTGACAAGCTAAATACTTATAAAAGATGTTATGCCTCTGATTTCGCGGAAGTTGTTGAAGGCTTAGTTGACAAAGTGAAGAGGCTTGAAGGTGAATTATTAAG AATGGACAAGAGTTTCTCAATTGTGGACATCAAGGTGGAATCCCAGGAACTGGAGAAATTCTCTACTATCAATCGTTTTGCAAAGTTCCACATCAAGGCCCAGCCAACTGGGGCTGCTCTTGCAGCATCTAATGGCACATCAACAATTTCCAAAACATACCCCCAGAGATATGTTTCAGCACGTCCAATGCCTAAAACAGTCCCAGAAGGAACAGGTTGCCAATCCTTGTGA